ACGACCGCTACCTGTTCCTCGAAGCGCTGCTCTCCGCCCGGGAGCAGCTCTACGTCAGTTGGGTGGGTCGCAGCATCGTCGACAACAGCGAAAAGCCGCCCTCGGTGCTGGTCGGCCAGCTGCGCGATCATCTCCAGGCCGGTTGGCACACAAGCGATGGCAGCGACCTGCTCGAAGCCCTCACCACCGAGCACCCGCTGCAGCCGTTCAGCCGCAGCTACTTCCCCAGCGAGGCGCAGCAGGCCGAGCGCAGCGTCGCCGCCCGGCGGCTGTTCACCTACGCCCACGAGTGGCGCGAGGTGCATGGTGAAGTAGCCGCGGCAGCGGCGCCCCTCGACTTGGAGCCATATACGCAGGACACACCGCTAACGCTGTCCCAACTCGGCAACTTTCTGCGCGACCCGGCCCGCGCCTTCTTCACCACCCGGCTCAAGGTCTTCCTGGAACGCGAGGACATCGTCAGCCTCGACCACGAGCCCTTCGACCTGGACGGCCTCGCCAACTGGCAGCTACAGGACCTGCTGATCCGCGAGCAGCGCCGCGCCGTGGACGAAGGCCGCGAGCGCCTGCCCGTTCTGCTCGACACCCTCGACCGTTTGCAGGGCCAAGGCGTACTGGCCATGGGCGCCTTCGGCGAGCGCATGCGCGAGCAGCTCAGCGAACCGATGGACGCGCTGTTCGAAGCCTACGAGGAAGCGCTGGAAGCCTGGCCCCACGCCATCGAGGAGCCCGAGCCGGTGCAGCTCGACGTGCCCGGCGCCCCCCCCATCGAAGACTGGCTCGACGAACTGCGCGAGAGTGACTCGGGCGAGCGCTGCCGCCTGGTGCTCGCCAGCAGCAGCCTAGTCAAGAAGGGCAAATACCGCTGGTCGCACATCCTGCGCCACTGGGTCGCGCACCTGGTCGGGCACCTGAACGACAGGCCCATGACCAGCCTGCTGCTCTCCAAGGCCGGCCACGTCACCCTGCCGCCCCTCGATCCGGAAGCGGCCCGCGGACATCTGCGCGAGATCGTCCGCACCTGGCAGGCCGGCATGCAGGTGCCGCTGCCGCTGGCCTGCGACACCGCCTTCGTGTGGCTGAGCAAATTGGGAACGCCTGATACCGAGCGCGACAGCGACGCCTGGCGCGCCGCCGCCAGCACCTACAACGGCGACGACTTCAACGCCGGGGAGGCGGGCCGCAACGCCTACCTCGCCCACCGCTGGCCGAGCTTCACCGCGCTCTATGAAGCCCGCCAGGACCGGCTCGGCTTCGCCGAACTCACCGAGCGGCTACTCGCCCCGGTACACCTGGCGGTGAAAGGCGACAAGAAAGAAGAAGGGACGAGCAAAGAGGGAAGAGGGAAGACAGCGGGAGGCAAGGCATGAGCGACGTGACGCAGCTGAATCCGCTTGAGTTCCCGCTTCACGGCAGCCGCCTGATCGAAGCCAGCGCCGGCACCGGCAAGACCTTCACCATCGCGCTGCTCTACGTGCGCCTGGTACTCGGCGCCCGCTCGGCCGACGACAATACCGCCTTCGAGCGCCCGCTCACGCCGCCCGAGATCCTCGTCGTCACCTTCACCAACGCCGCCACCCAGGAGCTGCGCGAGCGTATCCGTGCGCGGCTGGTCGAGGCGGCCAATGTTTTTCTGCAACCGGTGGAAGGCGCCGAGGGCGACGGTCTTCTTCTTCAATTACGCGACCAGTATGACCCCGCCACTTGGCCCGCCTGCGCCCGACGCCTGCAACTCGCCGCCGAATGGATGGACGAAGCCGCCGTCTCCACCATCCACAGCTGGTGCTATCGCATGCTGCGCGAGCACGCCTTCGACAGCGGCAGCCTGTTCTCGCTCGACCTGGAAAACGACCAGACCGAGCTGGAGCTCGAGGTGGTGCGCGACTACTGGCGCAGCTTCTACTACCCGCTCAACCTCGACGAGCTGGCCATCGTGGTGCGCCACTGGAGCACGCCCGAGCAGCTGCATGCCGCCGTGCGCGGGCTGATGCCCGAAGCCGAGGCGCTGAACAAGAACGCCCCGCCCCCAGCCGAGACCATCGCCAACGCCAGCCACGAGACCGCCGAGCGCCTGGCCCAGCTCAAGGCCCCCTGGCCCCAGTGGGTGGACGAGTGTGAGGCGCTGTTCGAAGAGGCCGCCCAGCAGAAAGCCTTCAAGGGCCAAAGCTTCAACGCCAAGAGCCGCGCCAGCTGGCTCGGCAAACTGCGTGAATGGTGCCAAGGAGAGGCCACCTGGCCCGGCCTGACCGACGCCGCCTGGAAGCGCCTCACGCCCCAGGGCATGGCCGATATCTGGCTCAAGGGCGAGCCGCCGAATCATCCGGCGCTGACCGAGCTGGAAAAACTCCAGGACGAACTCAACGCCCTGCCCGATCCCTACGCCGATCTGCTCACCCACGCCGTGCACTGGTGCCGGGCGCGGCTCGACCGCGAGCAGGAGCGCCGCGCCGAGATGGGCCCCAACGAGCTGCTCACCCATCTCGACCGGGCGCTCACCGGCCCCAACTGCGAGGCGCTGGGCGCGCAGATCCGCCGCCAGTTCCCGGTCGCCCTGGTCGACGAGTTCCAGGACACCGACCCGGTGCAGTACCGCATCTTCGACTGCGTCTACCGCATCCGCGAGAACCGTAGCGAGTGTGGGGTATTCCTGATTGGCGATCCCAAGCAGGCGATCTACGCCTTCCGCGGCGCCGACATCCATACCTACCTGCGCGCCCGCCGCGATACCCAAGGCCGCCACGTCACCCTGGGCACCAACTTCCGCTCCAGCCGCGAGATGATCGAGGCGGTAAACCGCTGCTTCGCATTCGCCGAAGCCCACCCGCCCGGCGCCTTCCTGTTCAACTCGCCCGAGGGGAACCCCGTTCCCTTCCTGCCCGTGGGAGCGAAAGGCCGCAAGGACTCACTCACCCGCCAGGGCCAGCCGCTGCCGGCGATGACCCTGTGGCAGCTCGAGTGCGACGAGCCGCTCTCCAAGACCGCCTACCAGCAGGAGATGGCCGAGCGCTGCGCCTCCACCATGGTGGAGCTGCTCAACGAGGGGCAGCGCGGCAGTGCCGGCTTCCGCAACGAGCAGGGCGACTTGCAGCCGCTCAAGCCCTCCGACATGGCGGTGCTGGTCAACGGCCTGGGCGAGGCGCGCTCGATCCGCCAGGCGCTGGCCCGGCGCGGGGTGAAGAGCGTCTACCTCTCCGACAAGGACAAGGTGTTCGCCTCGCCGGTCGCGCGGGAGCTCGACGCCTGGCTGCGCGCCTGTGCCGAGCCCGGCTCTTCTTCAGGACAGGGGGACCGACTGCTGCGCACCGCCCTGTCCACCCCGGTGCTGGGGCTCGATATCGCCACGCTGGACCGGTTGAACGAAGACGAGCTGGCCTGGGAAGGCCGCGTGCTTCAGTTCCGCGGCTACCACCGGCTGTGGCAGCGCCAGGGCGTGCTGCCGCTGGTGCGCAAGATCATCCACGACTTCGACGTGGCGCAGCGGCTGCTTGCCTGGGGGCCTGCCAGCGACGGTGAGCGCTTCCTAACGGACTTGTTACACCTGGGTGAGTTGCTGCAGCACGCCAGCCAGGAGCTCGACGGCGAACACGCGCTGATCCGCTTTCTCGCCGAGGCCATCGCCAACCCCGAAGGCCATGGCGACACCCATAAGCTGCGCCTGGAGAGCGACGCCGACCTGGTGCAGGTCATCACCATTCACAAGTCCAAGGGGCTGGAGTACCCGCTGGTGTTCCTGCCCTTCATCTGCAACCACCGCCCGACGAAGAAGGACGACTCGCCGCTGCGCTGGCACGACGCCGAGGGCCGCCTGCGCATCAGCCTGGAAGCCGACGAGGAGACCCTGGCCACCGTCGACCGCGAGCGCCTGGGCGAGGACCTGCGCAAGCTCTACGTGGCGCTGACCCGCGCCCGCCACGCCACCTGGCTCGGCATGGCCCCGCTCAAGGGCGGCGAAGGCAGCGCCATCGGCCAGCTGCTGGCCAACGGCGAAGCGCTGAGCCCGGCAGGATTCGCCAGCGCGCTCACCCGGCTCAAGGGCGACTGCGCCGCCATCGAGATCGCCCCGGCGCCACCGGCTCATGCCCAGATCGTCAGTCAAACCGAGCGCGACGATGCCCTTGGCGAAGCGCGCACCCCCACGCGCCCGGCCCGCGAGCACTGGTGGATCGCCAGCTACTCGGCGCTGCGCCTCTCCGGCGAGACCGTCAGCGTCGCATCGGCCAGCGCCCCAGTAAGGGCTGACTTACCTGTTAAGCCCCATGACGAAGCGCAGCGTAGCAGCAGCCTGCCGGAACCCGCCACCGCCATGGAAGCCACCGCGTTGGAGGTGCTGGAGGAACCCCGCGACAGCAGTCAGAGCGAACCGTTGCCTTCCTTACATCGGTTCCCCCGAGGCCCCGGGCCTGGAACATTCCTGCATGGGATATTGGAGTGGGCTGGGGAACTGGGCTTCGCCCGCGTGGCACGCGACCCCGCCCTGCGCGAGGAAACCCTGGCCCGGCGCTGCCAGGTGCGCGGCTGGCAGCCGTGGCTGAACACCCTGCACGCCTGGTTCAGTACCCTGCTCGCCGCCCCGCTGCCGCTGCCCAACGGCGCGGGCAGCCTCAGGCTCGAAACGCTGACGAGCTATCAGGTGGAGATGGAGTTCTGGTTCGCCTCGCGCCAGGTCGACACCCGCCGGCTGGACGCCCTCGTAAGTGCTTACACACTGGCAAGCCCGGATAACGGCTCGGGTGCCGGCCTGCCCCGCCCGGCGCTGGATGCCGATACCCTCAACGGCATGCTCAAGGGCTTCATCGACCTGGTGTTCGAGCATGAGGGGCGCTACTACGTGGCCGACTGGAAATCGAACCACCTGGGGCCGGACGACAGCGCCTACAGCCAGGAGGCGATGCGCCAGGCAGTGGCCGCCAAGCGCTACGACCTGCAGTACGCGCTCTACCTGCTGGCCCTGCACCGGCTGCTCAAGGCGCGCCTGCCGGGCTACGACTACGACCGCCATATCGGCGGCTCGCTCACCGTCTTTCTCCGGGGCGCCAATGCGGAGAGCCGCGGCGTACACGCCGAGCGCCCCCCGCGTGAGCTGATCGAAGCGCTGGACGCGCTGTTCCAGGGTGACACCCGAGCGGCAGGCACCCGCCACACCACGGAGGCGCCGGCATGAGCAAGCGCAGCAAGCACCACGACGACGCTACCCCGGACCTGTTCGCCGATCTCGGTGAGGAATCAGCAGGCAGCCGCCAGGCAGCCGACGAGGGCGCCGAACCTGAACCGCCCCAAGCCGAGCCGGAACCGAACCAGGCCGCGCAGGGCGACGTGCAAGCCGCGCTCCACAACCCCCAGGCGCTGTTCGCCCTGCTCGACCGCTGGGTGGAGCGAGGCTGGCTGCGCGCGCTGGACCGGGCGCTGGCGAGCTTCTTCCAGCGCGAGGTGAACGACGCCCCACCCCTGCTGCTGCTCGCCGCGGCGCTGGCCAGCCATCAGCTCGGCCGTGGCCACGTGTGCCTCGATCTCGCCCAGACCCTCGCCGCCCCCGACCTGGCGCTCTCGCTGCCGCCGGAAGGCGACGACCTCAGCGACCCGCCGCCGCTGCCAAGCGACCTGCTGGCCGAGCTGGAACTCGCCACCTGGCGTGACGCTCTGCACCACCCCGCCCTGGTGGCGGACGGCAACGAACCACCGGGAAACACCCCGCTGGTGCGCAGCGAGCGCGACGGCAACGTGCGGCTCTACCTGCGCCGCTACTGGCAGTACGAGCAGGACATTCGCGGCCTGATCGGCAGCCGACTTGCTGCCACCACCGACGCAGAAGCCGACACCGTCACCCTGGCCCGGGCACTGGCCGCGCTCTTCACCCCGGGGCATGAACTCGACTGGCAGCAGGCCGCCTGTGCGCTGGCCAGCCGTTCGCGCTTCGCCGTGATCACCGGTGGCCCCGGCACCGGCAAGACCACCACCGTGGTCAAGCTGCTCGCCCTGCTGCAGGCCTTGGCCCTGGGCGAAACCACCCCAGTTGGCTCCGCCGCCCCGCGCCCGCTGCGCATTCGCCTGGCCGCCCCCACCGGCAAGGCCGCCGCACGGCTCAACGAATCCATCGCCAAGCAGGTGCAGGGGCTTTCGCTGGTGGAACTGGCCGCCGCCGTAGGCCAACAGGGTGTGGATATCCCGACCCTGCGCAACAGCATACCCACCGAAGTGACGACCTTGCACCGCCTGCTGGGCTCGCGGCCGGACACCCGCCACTTCCGCCACCACGTCGGCAACCCGCTGGCGCTGGACGCCCTGGTGATCGACGAAGCCTCGATGGTGGATATCGAGATGATGGCCGCCGTACTCACCGCCCTGCCGCCCAAGGCGCGGCTGATTCTGCTTGGCGACAAGGACCAGCTCGCCTCGGTGGAGGCCGGCGCCGTGCTCGGCGACCTGTGCCAGCACGCCGAAGGCGGCCACTACACCCCGGCCACCTGCGACTGGCTGCAACGGGTGACCGGCACGCCGATTCCTGAACGCTACCAGGACGAAGGCGGCCAGCCGCTGGACCAGGCCATCGCCATGCTGCGGGTGAGCCACCGCTTCGATGCCAAGAGCGGCATCGGCCAGCTCGCCGAAGCGGTCAATCGCCCGCTCGCACCCGAGCATGGGCAGAAAGAGAAGAAACGCGCGGTATGTGAGATCTTCGGCACTGATGGAAAGTCACACTACGCCGACATCGCCCGCCTCGCCCTGGCGGACGCCGACGACCCGGCGCTGGATCGGCTGGTGGTGAACGGCAACCCGGCCGGTTTCATCAACGGCGGCGAAGGCCGCCACGACCGTCGCGGCGAGCCCATCGCACCGCCCCGCGGCTACGCCCACTACCTGGACGTGATGCAGCAACAGCGGCCCGCCCAGCCCTTCTTCGGCGAAGGCGAAGCGCGCCCGCCCTACGACGACTGGGCGCGCCAGGTACTCGCCGCCCACGGCCACTTCCAGTTGCTGTGTGCCCTGAGGAAAGGCCCCTGGGGCATCGAAGGGCTGAACCCGCGCATCGGCCGGGCGCTGCGCCGTGCCGGCTGGCTCAAGGCCAGCGACCTGGAGCTGGAACAGGGCTGGTTCGAAGGCCGCCCGGTGCTCGTCACCCGCAACGACTACGGCCTGGGGCTGATGAACGGCGATATCGGCATCACCCTAGCCGTGCCCGAAGCGCGCAGCGCCAGTGAAATGGCCGGCCGCACCCTGCTGCGCGTCGCCTTCCCGGCCAGCGACGGCAGCGGCGACATCAAGTGGGTGCTACCCAGCCGCCTGCAAGCGGTGGAAACCGTCTTCGCCATGACGGTACACAAGTCCCAGGGCTCGGAATTCACCCACACCGCCCTGCTGCTCCCCGACGTCCCCAACCCCATCCTCACCCGGGAGCTGGTCTACACCGGCATCACCCGGGCAAGGGACTGGCTGACGCTGGTGGAGACGGGGCGCGGGATGCTGGATGAGGCGGTAACGAGGGAGGTGGTCAGGGTGAGTGGGGTGGGGAAGTTGTAATAAAGCCCAAGGGTTGTCCTGGAAATCGACATGTATAGTTATCAAAGCAAGGGAGCTGCCAATGAAGCACTACAGAAAAATCGAACATGTGAGACGCCACGGGCTATCCCTGCTGGCTCGGCTCGGCCGCTACGAGCTGGCCGTGCTGCTGTGTGTCTCGGTACTTTCCGGCGGGGTCTGGGGGTTCATCGAGCTGGCCGATGCCGTCATCGAGGGAGAAACCCAGAGCATCGATGAGACCCTGCTGCTCTCCCTGCGCAATCCTGCCGATCACACCGATCCGCTCGGCCCGGGCTGGGTCGAGGAAATGGGGCGAGACTTTACCGCGCTCGGCGGTGTCGGCGTGCTGGTCGTGATCACCCTGGGTGCCCTGGGCTACCTGTTACTCGCCCGGCACCATCGCGCGGCGCTCTTTGCCTCGGTCGCGGTGCCCGGCGGCATGCTACTCAGCACGCTGATGAAGATGGGCTTCGATCGTCCTCGACCCGACCTCGTGCCGCATGAAGCCATGGTCTACACCGCGAGCTTCCCCAGCGGCCATTCGATGATGTCTGCCGTTACCTACCTCACCCTGGCCGCCCTGCTCATTCGTGTACAGCCAGCGCTGAGGCTGAAGGCCTACCTGCTGATACTGGCGATACTGCTCACCCTGCTGGTGGGCATCAGCCGTGTCTACCTCGGCGTGCATTGGCCGACGGATGTACTCGCCGGCTGGACCGCCGGAGCGGCCTGGGCCGCGCTGTGCTGGCTGGTGATGCGCTGGTTGCAGCGGCGCGGGCAGGTAGAGACAGAGGAGAGCAGCTCGGGCACCGAGTAAGTGCTCAAGCGATGGCAGCCGCAGCATCAAGTAGGTGCTGCGACTGCCAACGCCCCCATCCCCATCCTCACGAGGGAGCTGGTCTACACCGGCACCACTGGCACGAGGGACTGGCTCACGCTGGTGGAGACGGGCCGCGGCATGCTGGATGAGACAGTGACAAAAGTAGCATTAAGATATTAAAATCAAGAAAAAATGGGAAAGGGAAAACATAGTGGAAAATTTTATCGCCTCACTAGCTTCAACCATATTAGGCGGAATAACCTTAACCATTTTGTTTTTCACATTTAAAGAAAAGATATTCCCACCTCCAAACGTCTCAGGATTTTGGACGCTAACAACAACTACAACCAAGAGCGACTACAACCCTTACAAAGGCCTTGTTATCAAATATGACTCCATACTTTGGAGAGAGGGACTATTAGTTAAAGGAAGCATAGAGAAAAAATATGAAAGATCACAAAAAGGGGAAACTGAGCACCAAGGAAAGAACAGAAGAAGAGGATATGTGGAAGGATATATTGAAAAGAATTATTTAAAAAATGACTCATTAGTACTTCACGTAACTTTGAATGATTTTGGGAGAGAGTCCACCTATTTTTTTAAATTTTATTTTAAAAACCCAAGCCTAGCACAAGGTGTATTTCATTCGATGACAGCTGCCCAAAGCGGCCATGCTGAACTAGCAAAAGACAAAACAGAATCAACAAAATGAACCAAAAAGAGATATTTGATATAATTGGTGGAAAACCCGCCTTCACACTAGACATTAAAGGATGGCTAATCTATTATAATCTTATTCTAGACAAGATATTGCTCCACTTGGATTCAGCGAAATATTCTTCTAGCCTAGCATTTCACGACAACCTCACAGAATTTGAGAAATATGTAGTACTACTTGAAGATAAGAGATATTTCAACCACAGAGGAGTAGATTTATACTTCATTCCCAGAGCATTGAAACAGCTAGTCACACGCAAAAGAATTGGAGGAATCAGCACTATAGAGCAGCAGTATATTAGAACAATACTAAACAGAAAAGAACGAACCTTATCCAGAAAGCACCGTGAAATAATACTATCATGGCTCCTGGCCCACCGAGCCTGCAAAAAAGAGGTTTTAAAGAGCTATCTCGGCTCAGCCTATTTTGGTTACAAGATAAACAGCTGCGACGAGGCATCACTCGTTCTATTTAGAAAAAATGCTAACGAAGCCAAGGCAGAAGAAGCAGCTCTTCTGGCAAGCTTACTAGTCTACCCATTGCCCAAGCAGGTAATCCACGAAATCAAAGAAAAAAACATACAGACACCGATCAACATAAACAACTTCTTCCAAGTCTCAAGCTTAGTGGCACCAAACTGGAGCTCAAAGATATCAAGAAGGCTACGCTTCGCAATATCCTTATCCCAAGCCAAATAAACGAGCAAGCAAGTAGCTACAACTCAAACGCTTCCTATTACCAAAGCATACCTGCCTTTCAATAGGGAAGGTTGAGAACCTTCCCTCCCTCACTTTAAGCATCAAATTCTCTATCACAACTACAATCCTGCTCCCAAGAACATTTAATCTTTGTTCAATTTCGACATATTTTTCTTGGCTAAAAATTTCACGCTCAAGCTTTCTCACCTCGTTATTTAAAATATAAAACCCCCTCTGAATATCATACTCAACCTCCCATGCTGCCTCGCTTCCAAATGAATACTTTATTCTTGCAAGCAAAACACCCAATTTTTCGTTCCACTCATTAACCACCTCAGAATACGCCTTCTCCACAGCTTGCTCAGAATCTTCAGCTTTGATAGACCATAGCTTTCTTCTTTGCCTGTGCAACCTTTTATAAGAAAGAAAAGAAAAATCTTCAATTAGACTCAGCGCTGCCTCCTCTTCTTTTTCGTAGTAACGAATCTTATCCCTCTTTGCCCAATAACAATGCTGAACCCATGCTGTAAGAATAACCACAAAAACAGTTAGAATCGCGCCAAAAAAATAGCTCATATATTTTTTCCGCAAATGGCCATAGTGAATTCTAATAACCATGTCTCTAAAAACCATACGCACTAGAGAAACCAAAGAGCCAGTGCTTACCATAAGGCTTCAGTACCATGCTGAGCTTAACACTAAAGCTAATCCTGTCCCACACACGGTATCAACGGTGATAAGCCAAGGGATAAAAGCGCCCCCCTCATCTTAAAGTACGGAAAGTACTCCTCCGTACCGAAGTGATTGCCTGCCTCGACCTTGGT
This portion of the Billgrantia sulfidoxydans genome encodes:
- the recB gene encoding exodeoxyribonuclease V subunit beta, translated to MSDVTQLNPLEFPLHGSRLIEASAGTGKTFTIALLYVRLVLGARSADDNTAFERPLTPPEILVVTFTNAATQELRERIRARLVEAANVFLQPVEGAEGDGLLLQLRDQYDPATWPACARRLQLAAEWMDEAAVSTIHSWCYRMLREHAFDSGSLFSLDLENDQTELELEVVRDYWRSFYYPLNLDELAIVVRHWSTPEQLHAAVRGLMPEAEALNKNAPPPAETIANASHETAERLAQLKAPWPQWVDECEALFEEAAQQKAFKGQSFNAKSRASWLGKLREWCQGEATWPGLTDAAWKRLTPQGMADIWLKGEPPNHPALTELEKLQDELNALPDPYADLLTHAVHWCRARLDREQERRAEMGPNELLTHLDRALTGPNCEALGAQIRRQFPVALVDEFQDTDPVQYRIFDCVYRIRENRSECGVFLIGDPKQAIYAFRGADIHTYLRARRDTQGRHVTLGTNFRSSREMIEAVNRCFAFAEAHPPGAFLFNSPEGNPVPFLPVGAKGRKDSLTRQGQPLPAMTLWQLECDEPLSKTAYQQEMAERCASTMVELLNEGQRGSAGFRNEQGDLQPLKPSDMAVLVNGLGEARSIRQALARRGVKSVYLSDKDKVFASPVARELDAWLRACAEPGSSSGQGDRLLRTALSTPVLGLDIATLDRLNEDELAWEGRVLQFRGYHRLWQRQGVLPLVRKIIHDFDVAQRLLAWGPASDGERFLTDLLHLGELLQHASQELDGEHALIRFLAEAIANPEGHGDTHKLRLESDADLVQVITIHKSKGLEYPLVFLPFICNHRPTKKDDSPLRWHDAEGRLRISLEADEETLATVDRERLGEDLRKLYVALTRARHATWLGMAPLKGGEGSAIGQLLANGEALSPAGFASALTRLKGDCAAIEIAPAPPAHAQIVSQTERDDALGEARTPTRPAREHWWIASYSALRLSGETVSVASASAPVRADLPVKPHDEAQRSSSLPEPATAMEATALEVLEEPRDSSQSEPLPSLHRFPRGPGPGTFLHGILEWAGELGFARVARDPALREETLARRCQVRGWQPWLNTLHAWFSTLLAAPLPLPNGAGSLRLETLTSYQVEMEFWFASRQVDTRRLDALVSAYTLASPDNGSGAGLPRPALDADTLNGMLKGFIDLVFEHEGRYYVADWKSNHLGPDDSAYSQEAMRQAVAAKRYDLQYALYLLALHRLLKARLPGYDYDRHIGGSLTVFLRGANAESRGVHAERPPRELIEALDALFQGDTRAAGTRHTTEAPA
- a CDS encoding phosphatase PAP2 family protein, coding for MKHYRKIEHVRRHGLSLLARLGRYELAVLLCVSVLSGGVWGFIELADAVIEGETQSIDETLLLSLRNPADHTDPLGPGWVEEMGRDFTALGGVGVLVVITLGALGYLLLARHHRAALFASVAVPGGMLLSTLMKMGFDRPRPDLVPHEAMVYTASFPSGHSMMSAVTYLTLAALLIRVQPALRLKAYLLILAILLTLLVGISRVYLGVHWPTDVLAGWTAGAAWAALCWLVMRWLQRRGQVETEESSSGTE
- a CDS encoding transglycosylase domain-containing protein → MNQKEIFDIIGGKPAFTLDIKGWLIYYNLILDKILLHLDSAKYSSSLAFHDNLTEFEKYVVLLEDKRYFNHRGVDLYFIPRALKQLVTRKRIGGISTIEQQYIRTILNRKERTLSRKHREIILSWLLAHRACKKEVLKSYLGSAYFGYKINSCDEASLVLFRKNANEAKAEEAALLASLLVYPLPKQVIHEIKEKNIQTPININNFFQVSSLVAPNWSSKISRRLRFAISLSQAK
- the recD gene encoding exodeoxyribonuclease V subunit alpha is translated as MSKRSKHHDDATPDLFADLGEESAGSRQAADEGAEPEPPQAEPEPNQAAQGDVQAALHNPQALFALLDRWVERGWLRALDRALASFFQREVNDAPPLLLLAAALASHQLGRGHVCLDLAQTLAAPDLALSLPPEGDDLSDPPPLPSDLLAELELATWRDALHHPALVADGNEPPGNTPLVRSERDGNVRLYLRRYWQYEQDIRGLIGSRLAATTDAEADTVTLARALAALFTPGHELDWQQAACALASRSRFAVITGGPGTGKTTTVVKLLALLQALALGETTPVGSAAPRPLRIRLAAPTGKAAARLNESIAKQVQGLSLVELAAAVGQQGVDIPTLRNSIPTEVTTLHRLLGSRPDTRHFRHHVGNPLALDALVIDEASMVDIEMMAAVLTALPPKARLILLGDKDQLASVEAGAVLGDLCQHAEGGHYTPATCDWLQRVTGTPIPERYQDEGGQPLDQAIAMLRVSHRFDAKSGIGQLAEAVNRPLAPEHGQKEKKRAVCEIFGTDGKSHYADIARLALADADDPALDRLVVNGNPAGFINGGEGRHDRRGEPIAPPRGYAHYLDVMQQQRPAQPFFGEGEARPPYDDWARQVLAAHGHFQLLCALRKGPWGIEGLNPRIGRALRRAGWLKASDLELEQGWFEGRPVLVTRNDYGLGLMNGDIGITLAVPEARSASEMAGRTLLRVAFPASDGSGDIKWVLPSRLQAVETVFAMTVHKSQGSEFTHTALLLPDVPNPILTRELVYTGITRARDWLTLVETGRGMLDEAVTREVVRVSGVGKL